One Carettochelys insculpta isolate YL-2023 chromosome 1, ASM3395843v1, whole genome shotgun sequence genomic window, GACTTCATGGTATGTCTGTACTTTTTTCTAGGTGGGAAAGCTGGGGTGTGATGCTCAGAAAAATGACGTTCCCTTCACATGGCAGAAGGTCTAAATGGTGAAGGTGACACTTTAGAAACAATGAATGAACAGGGGCtgtggtcctgggccagtggaaTTTCCTGTCTATGTATGGAAGATTGGTGGACTGCTTGTATCATCAGGATGAGACACTGCTTAACTCAAAACCTGTCTACTGTACATAGTTAGGATTGTGATTTGCTTCATTTCGTAGATAAGCAGTTTTGGTCTGTATGTTGTTAATTACAATCACTTAAAGTCTATTTTTCAATacttaaaaacatattttattttatttttaccctAAGCACTGTTGTTTGAAATGCAAAAGAGAATCCCGCTGCAGAACAGGGCCTGGAGCATTTTTATTTTCCATACCGAGGGTTGGGTGGACTGGGAAATAAACTAAATAAACTTCTGAGGGGGTGGGATAATATACTGAGGGACACTATACTGGagagctggagggggctgtggggactGGCTACTGAAAGCTTTCATGGAATTTGTTGGCCTGTGTCACCccttctgtgtgtggatgtgaggGACAGAAAGTGATTATAGCAGGGAGGTAAaaactcctgggctatgtctacacttgtcccttccttttggaacgatcatggtaatgagtgagttgggaagatgctaatgaggtgctgtcatgaatatgcagtgcctcattaggatagcGGTGGCCACGTGCcattcgaaagcgccgctttcaaatcgcctgccacccgtgtagacgggggcctcttgaaaggacctcctggacctcgaaagccccttcttcccatttggttttaggaagaagaggcctttgaagtctgggggagccttttgaaagtcCCCCGTCTACACAGACtgtgtgcgattcaaaagtggcgctCTTGGATCATGCACAGccgttattatgctaatgaaatactgcatattcatggcagtgtctcattagtatcttcccaatcactaattaccatgctcctttggaatggaagggactagtgtagacacagcgttgAAGTCGTCTGCCATTCTCTGTGTAACCTTGTCCAAATAAtttccccatgcctcagtttacctatgTACACAATGGGTTCTGTTTCTACCCTTTTTCCTTTAGTAGATATTTGGAAGATTCTTTAATGAAAACTGCTGCACACTATGTTGATAGTAGAATTCGTTATCTCTGATCTCCCAGCGAGAGCCCTGTGTGTTTATAGAAAGGAATTGTGTCTCCTTCAGTCATCTATCTTCAAGCGTCTCTGTCTGCTATCGACCCAACCATTCTGAGCATTTACTGGGTGTCAGAGCAGGCAGAGACcaacatattttttttctaatcaaCTCTGATTTTTAAACATAACAAATATACAGAGCAGCCAATTCCTCActggctcagcccagagcccaggggTTCTCATTTCCCTCTGGGAGGGTCCCTTAGTCATTGTTTACTCCTAAAACTGGCTATAGAGCACCAAGTACAAACATGGAAAGAGAGAGACTGGTAAGTGTGTCCAATCTGCAGCCTGTTTACATTCAAAGGCAGCTTCTCCCCACCAAGCTGAGCGAACCCCCCTGGGACAGGACAGCGATATATTATAAACTGTGCACACTGCTGTGTTGTTTCTAGGTGTGGGGAGTTTCTGCAGTTGCCCAGGTGAGAGAGGTGAGGGAGACGGCTACCTGAGAGGGATTGCCAGTGACAATACTTTGGTCTTAGAGTTCACAGGTAAACGTCTCTGAGGAGCTCACCTGATACAAAGCCAGTGGAACATGATCATCATGGGGTAGAGAGTAAGTTTGGGGTTGTTTCTACTCTGCACGGCCATTAGACATCCCAGGGCCCCTGTTACAGGGGACGAGTTTTCTCCGGGAACATAAGCTAAAGTGATATTTTTGCTGTGCTTCCCCATCCCATATAATGGCCTCCAGCCCCCGGTGGCTGCATTTCGGTGTCACCATGGGTCCTTCAGGATGAAAGGGATTAGACGATGTATAAAACAAAGCCAAATTCTGAGATTCTGGCCAATACAACACTCATGTCACACCCCGTCAGAGCACCCCTGGGTGTAAGAACTTAATAAAGACCTCAGCAGTCAACTGTGTGTTAATGCGCAAACCCTGTCACCACTTCTCCTGGCTTTACCTAATGCACTGCTCTTTGAAATGCAAAAGGAAGTGTTAAAGGTCTGCGGGGAAGGTGTGGGGGTGCCGATATCCAACATTTACTTGGGAGAAAACCAGGAGGTGGTAGGACTACTCACTGGAACTACCTTTTGTTCAAATGTCAGCATGtgcaaattttcttttaaataacttaaaaaaatcttttcttctgtctgaaacttttcaaaaataattcagCTGAAAGCAGACCCCCCGTGAGAGACATTTAATCCAGGCTAAATATGTTGCATGTAAGTACTTTACTTTTATTAACTTATAGCTTTAGACTTTGTGTATTTGAATGTTCCCTTATTTATGTGTTCTAAGACAAAAAATTTACACTCCTGGTCTACTTTAAGAAATAGATTGATGGGGCTTAAGGCCAGTCTTAATTCACATATAACACAGACCATTCAATTTCATCCAGTTACCCTctccataagaatggccagactaaATTAGTCCAAATGTCCATTGAGCCCAGcttcctgtcttccaacactggCCATGTCTGgtaccccagaaggaatgaacaagacaggtaatcatcaagtgatccctctcctgtgccCATTCCCAACTTCTAAGAAAGAGAGGCAAGGTTCATCATTCCTATTCATCCTTGACAGCGGCCATTTGATGAGTctatcctccaggaatttatctagctcttttttttgaATGCTGCTAAAAACCTGGAGTTTCCCCCATCCTCTGGCATATATTCCCCAGGTCAATAGTGAGTTGTTTACACACAGACTTCCTTTTCTTTGGCTTAAACATGTggcttattaatttaatttggtgacccctggttGTTCTGTTAAGAGAAGGAATAAATATTTTTCCTTATTTACATTTTCCACACCAGACATGGTTTTACAGATCTCTATTGTGCCTTGTTATTCATCTCTTTACCAGATAAAAtatcccagtcttattaatctctgcTCATGTGAAAACCATCCCTTATTCCTAAtatttttgttgaccttttctgaaccttttaaaCTTCCAATATATAGTTTGCAATGAAATTTTGACATCTGCtcacagtattcaaaatgtgggcatcCCATGGGTTTATATAAAAAGAATATATTTTCTATCTTACtctggctacttctacacgtgcagccaacatcgaaatagcttatttcgatgttgcgacatcgaaatagtctatttcgatgaataacgtctacacgtcctccagggccggcaacgtcgatgttcaacttcgacgttgctcagcccaacatcgaaataggcacagcgagggaacgtctacacgtcaaagtagcacacatcgaaatagggatgccaggcacagctgcagacagggtcacagggcggactcaacagccagccgctcccttaaagggcccctcccagacacagttgcactaaacaacacaagatacacagaactgacaactggttgcagaccctgtgcctgaagcatagatccccagctgccgcagaagcagccagaagccctgggctaagggctgctgcccacggtgaccatagagccccgcaggggctggagagagagcatctctcaaccccccagctgatggccgccatggaggacccagcaatttcgacgttgcgggatgcggatcgtctacacggtccctacttcgacgttgaacgtcaaagtagggcgctattcctatctcctcatgaggttagcgacttcgacgtctcgctgcctaacgtcgaagttaacttcgaaatagcgcccgacgtgtgtagacgcgatgggcgctatttcgaagttggtgccgctacttcgaagtagcgtgcacgtgtagacgcagctatgtgTCCTTTTTCTTGGCtattcagaatattttattttcctttttgacTGGTGCTACAGATGGAGTTGACGTTTCCTGAAAATTATCTgcaatgactccaaaatctctctctcactcccttcagtgtaacagctaatttagaccccatgaTTGTATAAGTATGGTTGGGATTATGTTTgctaatatgcattactttgtatttctcAATACTGAATTGCATTcagttccgtaactggtgttagACTAAGACCTGGTCTGCAGTAGGGTTTTATGTGTCCTAGTCCCAACTGAAATTTTCTTTAGCATCATTATCTAGGGACTGGGTCTTGTCCTCCTTTTTTCCTGTTGAATAGACATTTATGACCTTTGATTCTCTCCCCATGAATATTTTCCTTGATTGTCCTTTTGGTAAGAAATGCAGGTGAAACTCTCCAAATCTCTCTCTTGCTGTCAGGTATTATCTCCAGCTATAAATCATTTTTTTTGTGATTCTTTGCTGCACCTTCTGTAACTTTTTGTATGTCTTTTTAGACATGTGGACTCTGGGACTGGACACAGTTTCACCAGTGCCACGTGCAGAGGTAAAATCCTTCCCTAGCTCCAGCTCACTGCTCCCCTGTTTAAGCACCAGGAGCTCATAATGAGTCGGGTGTCCAAAATGACCCCTGAATTCTTTTATGAGTCCCTGCATTCCATTATAGTGCCCTAATCTGTGTGTCAGGACTGTCCTCTCTCTTCTAAGAGGATACCTTTGCATTTGATTATATGAAAACTTTTTGTTTGCATGAGCCTAGCTAACCAAATTCTCCAGATCAATCCTTGTATGAGCTCTGGCCTCTTCTTTAGCCCCACTCTGCCATCCTTCAGGTAGTCTGCTAATTTTATCTGCAGTGATCTTCCATTTGCTCCCAACTccttgatgaaaatattgaataacaTCCCACCTGAAAGCGATCCCTGCAGAACTAGTAGAAACACTAGATTTTCCTGTCAACGAACCACCGACAAAACCTTTCTCAGATTTGTCAATTAGTCACTTTTAGTTCATTTTATGTAGGCACATTTTTCCACCTCTTCACATGCATGATATCATCCTTCTTGTTCTGAATTAGAAGTGTGGTTTTGAttggtcagttcataactctgatgTTGGTAATTCTGAATCCACTGTAGACACTGTCTAATATTTTTTATTGATTGCTAATGGAGTGAAAAAGATTTCATCCCCTCATGTGATATAAGCACCTTAGGTTGCTTCTTTCcagaggcaaaacaaaacaatttcttgAACACATCTTGCTTTTCTGTAAAATTAACAAGTTTCCTATCTCCCCTAGGAATTAGCCTGAACATTTTCTCGCATTTGCTTAATTTTAAATACACTTAGTAACTTCCCCTTTCTTATCCTTACCTCTGCCAACCAAGAATTTCCCTTTATTACTTTAGCATCACTTATCAAACCTCCACACATCAGATTGTATTGCTTACCATCACTTTTCCTTTTTATCCCAGTTGTTATATAAGCACTACCCCAAAAAAGATTCCCTCCAGTTTCCCATTGGACCAAACTTTTAGCTcctcattttatttttactaGAGACTGTTGGTCATTTCAGATACCTAATACTCTTCTTAAAAAATGCTCAAGTTTCATTCCCATTTTTACGTTTAATTTTCACCCCAAAATCAGTTTTGCTTATTATTTGTCCCAGGTGTGGAATAAGCCCTTTTATAAGCATTATGTGCTAATAAATATTACTAGTTAGAAATTGTTCTCTGTCCATTGTAACGTCTTCAGTTCCATTCTTCATTGGCCTCTCCTCTAGCATATGATactttctttgtcttttttctCAACAAACATTCTCCACTTCTCATGCTGTTTGCTTGTGTCAGTTTCTCCCTGTCTCACAGCCTGTTTCGGAATCTTCTTTCTATATATTACAGCCTTTACAGAGAGAAGATGACCAATGAGCATATGCCCAGAGCAGGTCATTCTCTATCCCATTCCTTATGAAGCTCGACATTGTCATAATTTTGGCCACTGCTGTGAATGAGGAGATGTTTCTTTAGGGCTGCCATTGGTGTTGCCCAAATTGTTTCACGGATGTGAATTCTACTTGGGATGTTTCCCTTTAGAATATGTTTTAATAAAACTGTATTGGTTTTGGGATTCTCAGATTTTGGGTATGCAGTAAAAGAGGAATTCCCCATAATATAGATGATCTAAGCTGGGGTTCATGGCATTAAGGAACAATTATGTATAACCAGTATTAACTTTGAGTTTCCTGATGGTTCCTGTTAACAATTACCAAGCCATGAGGTATAAGAAATATTGAGACATGGAGCACCATCAATATGGAATTAGGGGCCAGTTGTTATTGCTTCACTTCGCTTACTAAAGAAAATGTCATTTTCAGTGTGTGAAGACCAACAAATACTTTTCAGCCATGAGAACAGCCTCTAGTAATGCATGAGGTGTCTAATATTAGCATTGTCTCTATCTTCAGGTATTCAGTACTACAACCATCGCCCTACACCCTGTGCACCACAGTAACTCAGATAGTGTATCTGTAGAACACGCCATTCTACTTTAGAGCTGCACACCTTCTCACCTACTCGATGTCTGAATCCAACAAAACTGACTtcaccaacccctccaccttcatcctggtgggcattcctggcctggagaCAGCCCATGtttggatctccatccccttctgcatcATGTACACCACAGCCATCCTGGGGAACTTTGCCATCCTGTTCATTGTGAAGAGGGAGCTGAGCcttcatgagcccatgtactatttcctctgcatgctggccgTCACCGACCTGGTCCTGTCCACATCCATTGTACCCAAAACACTGAGtatcttctggttcaattccagggagATAGATTTCATTGCCTGTCTCATTCAGATGTACTTCATCCACTGCTTCTTAGTGGTGGAGTCTGGCATCTTCATGGCCatggcctttgatcgctatgTAGCCATTTGCCATCCCCTAagacattccaccatcctgacTAACGCCGTGGTGGCCAGGTTTGGCCTGGCTATGGTGTTGCGAGGTGCTGTGGTGATAGTGCCCTATGCCGTTGTTGCAAGGCAATGGCCATATTGCAGCTCCAACATCATCCCTCACACACACTGTGAGCACATGGCCGTGGTGAAGTTGGCTTGTGCTAACACCCGCATCAGTAGTTACTACGGCCTCTTTGTGCTATTCGGTGTGAAGGGTTTAGATGTAATTTTTATTGTTGTGTCCTATACACAGATTGTCAGGGCCATCTTCAGACTCCCCACAAAGGACGCCCGGCTCAAGACTTTTGGGACGTGTGGCTCCCACCTCTGTGCCATTTTTGTCTTTTACATCTCATCTCTCTTCTCCTCTCTCACGCACCGGTACGGGCACAATGTACCCCTGTATTTCCATATTTTCATTGCCAATGTGTACCTCCTGGTACCTCCCGtgctaaaccccatcatctacgGGGTGAGGACCAGACAGATCAGGGACAGGATGCttcatttctttgtttttcaagCATCTTAATTTTTTCTCTTCATATTCTAGCTGTCAGAGTAACCTCTGCACCGCCGTCTTGTGTCATGGAGCTGGGCCCTCTTCACTGTGTCACTTATTAGTCAGTCAGAGATATTTCAAATATTCCTGACTTTACTGTGCAGGTCAGTGTGAGAACTTGGGGAATCAGGTTGTGTAGAACTCATTGGGTGCCACCATTCTAATTGCTGGTAGACAGATTCCTACAGCTattagaatggccatactgtgtcgAACTGAGAGCCCATCTAGTCCACTCCCTGGTCTTTTGGCAGTGGCCAGGCATAAGAactgcagagggaatgaacagggtAGGTCAGTGCCCATCCTGGACACTGAAGGATATATCCTGcttcaatttatctagctctttttttgaaccctgttatagtgaTGGCCTTTTCACTACCTCCCAgcacagagttccacaggttgactgtgtattgtggaaacataaaaaacaaaaagtgtttgttttaaacttgcttccTCTTGATCTCATGCAGAGACCTATTTCTTATACTCTGAGAATAAATAAAACTAATTTATTTtccatatgtgtgtgtgcatgtgtctctgtgagcgtgtgtgtgtgatttGGGGCTACCTAAGTAGGCACATAAGTGCATGCAGCATGTGAAATGTGATCACAATGTTTATATAAGAGATGTAATGTGATATTTCCTGCCTTACTATCTCTCCTTTTCACAATGATCTCCCACACTCTATTAGCATCTCTTCCCTCTGTGCCATGCTGCCTTCTCAGCCTCTTTCCCTATGCTCTGTTCCTGGAGCTCacttcttttctcccctccccgcaATATGCACAGAATCAGGTCAGCCTGCCCAGCTCCCATAGCTGCTCTGCCTCTGTTCTGGGGCTGGAATGGGACCTGCTGCCGCCTGACAGGAAGCCAGCAATATGTGCATGGAGGGTGCAGCACTAGGGATTATGGGCAACCAGGAGTGAAGGGGAAAGCCAGGAAGCCAGGTGAAAGCAGCTGAGGTTTGGAAGCAGAGTTCTGAGACCAGCAGGGGAGACAGTGCATCATGGGCCTTGTAGGCCCTGGGGCTCAGCTATCAAGCGTGAGGGCAGAGACCCTTGTGTGGCTTATTTCTTTAACTTTCAGTTCCTTTTGGTTCCTCCTAGCTGGGGCTGAAACATGGAAGGGCCTTTGCcatggctgtgggctgggagccctTTGCCTCAGGGCCAGGGAAAGGGATCAGCTTCGAAGTGAGGAGGAAACCAGCTGGGAAAGATAGAAAGGTGAGCCTCTGTGTTGGCTGGGAAGGTAAGATGCTGGTCACAAACTAAAGTTGTTTGGTATTTCACAGGATGGGAGATCTGTGGCACACCTTCCATTAACCAGCTATTTGCACACATATATGACACCTGGCTGAGGCTGAACAGAGAAGCTGAATCTAACATTCACTTCATGGAACTTTTTATCATTACGTACGCTGGACTGCTATGTAGCCCTCTCTGCGTGCCACAAAGGGGCCGAGCCATGCACCAATAAAGTGATTTACTTAAGGCCACATAATGAGTCAGTAGCAGACCTGAGAATAGAAACCAGGAATTCTGACCCAGCCCCCCATTGATCTAGCCATGAACCGGTACTGCATCTCTGTGTTTTGTTAGAAGCAGTGAGACTTTATGAGGGATACGATCAGTGGAGCAGCTGTCCTCCTCAAGAAAGAGGCAGTTATTAAAGAAAGAGCTGAACGCTATAgccatgtagccagacaaagtctcccccttacaagccagcttgctcgctgccccccgccccaccgaggagcacacagggcatggaaatgactgctgacagcacagtctttgatgccctcattgaggcccagatatgctagcttatcgtgaccctgagaagcagaaagtacagatggaaggctaacaggccagactgttaACCaaagggggggggaccctcagaaatcaccccagctggcattgatcaatatgatgcacacacacaatcacccagaaggggacgtgccccgcccacacaaaagaatgtcctgtactcctaaattgtttgtctcttgtcttacaagtgcaaactaagtagaaatgcccttgtaacaaactggcgtcacaaagacagaccagtatgatctggcaccatagataagaaagagaatacgtaacccaaaaggggtataaaagatgggtccagcagaactctaactctgagtgcattccaccaactacctgctggtcgggtcaggtgatt contains:
- the LOC142002317 gene encoding olfactory receptor 52R1-like is translated as MSESNKTDFTNPSTFILVGIPGLETAHVWISIPFCIMYTTAILGNFAILFIVKRELSLHEPMYYFLCMLAVTDLVLSTSIVPKTLSIFWFNSREIDFIACLIQMYFIHCFLVVESGIFMAMAFDRYVAICHPLRHSTILTNAVVARFGLAMVLRGAVVIVPYAVVARQWPYCSSNIIPHTHCEHMAVVKLACANTRISSYYGLFVLFGVKGLDVIFIVVSYTQIVRAIFRLPTKDARLKTFGTCGSHLCAIFVFYISSLFSSLTHRYGHNVPLYFHIFIANVYLLVPPVLNPIIYGVRTRQIRDRMLHFFVFQAS